ACAATAACTCAGTCCCTATCCCCTTATTCcagtcaacaacaactcaATACCTCGTCGTGGTCAAAGCAGGCGCTTTATCCCTCTCCGTACCCCCCATCATTGTCAGTTCCCTGCACCAAACCGATGTAGAAGTAGACAACAGAACCAAAGTCCATCCATTCTTTTGCTCCTTGACCCATCCCTCGTCTACCACTCTCCCAAAGTACGTCTACCCTGTTGGGCAACTATACCACAAACCGTCCACGGGAGATGAATTAGCCGAGACGAACTACGCTGTGGTGATTGATGTTCTCGGTCAGGATCATGGGATTTGGTTGGTTTGGAACAGGAGGGGCTTTAGTGCCGaggctgatgacgaggtgGTTACTGATCCCGCGAAGGAAAAGTCTTTGTTTATTGGGCTAGATGCGACTAAGAACTTTGAGGCTGTTCAGGTTGCGGGAAAGCTTTCTGAGTGGAAATTGGGGGCTGACAGGGCGAGTGTTTTGACTTTTTGGGGAGTTTGAAGGGAACGCAAGGAGGGCaaaggtggaaggggagatcGTGGTTGGTGTGGCtaaggtggaggagttggggagagTGTTACctggggctggggtggttgatTGGGGTCTGGAGGGCCGAGGCCGGAAGCGTAGGGGATATTAATGTGGGTGGCATGGTGAGATAGGGTTGGAACTTGATAAATAGAGTGACAGAGCTTCATTCTATTGATTAGCTGCGCCTCACTGTGAATCCAATGCCTAGACTTGATAGCCGTTAAACAAAGACACAGAGCTAAAAGGTAACCCCTCATAACCCTTAGATACCTAGTTAGGCCAAAGCTGCGGGCCAGGCATGGGCGCAAAGTTCGGGGGAGGTTTAGCCCAGCTGTCAAGCTGGATCGCCGGGTCACTGATCTTGTAACCGCCCGGGAAGCGGATAGTCGGACCGGGGGCGCGTCCATTGTAATTGCTTGCGATGTTGAGGTGAGCGCACTGGACGTACCACTCCTTCTGCCTGTACGGTGGCTAGAAAGAACCGTCAGCATCAACAGGCAGCGACAACCAGGAATTGGCTTTAAGACTTACGTGGACACTCATCTGCTCAATACGCATCAGATACTGGCCAGCGGGAATCTCAGACGGCAGACGGAATTGAAAGTTCTTCTTGTCGCGGGTGAGCCAGCCCTGGTCGGTGCCGTTCCAGGGCATCATCGTGCCGAGCTGGTAGACCTTGAACCAGTCGCCCGAGCCATCATAGTCGCGGACGTCGCCGGGGGCTTTGGAGAGGTAGATCTGGGAACGGGATCGTCGTCAGTATTTGTAACACAAAGTGATGTCAAATGCTTACAGTAACCGGTCCTGGGTGGTAGATGCCAAAGTCAAGGTGCAGGTTGAACCCAACAGTGTCTCGACCAGCAGTGACCTGTGCCGTCTTGGGCTCGCGGCGGTGTCTCCAGGAACCCTCGTTGCAGCGGAAGTCGGGTGAGTTGATCCAGTCGTTGTTGTGCGGCATAAAGCCGAAGTCGTGTTCACGGACATACTCAAAGGCGCCAGTGCGCACACCGTTGAGCATCAGGTGGGGAAAGAGAAAGTGCGCGGATGCCAGCTGAGGAGCAACCGCGAAGGCAGCCACGGTAATGGTAGGGAAGTGCATTGTGACCAGCGCTCTCAGGGGTAATAGTGATagagggttgaggatgagctgaagaagattggAACAGACAAGACCGGGAGAGTAGCCCCTTTTTATGCTTTTCACTTTACATCTAAGCCCCAACTGCCGTAGATTTCCATTTGAAGCGCTTGTGATGGCTGTTCGCGTACTCGGTTGACCCAAGAGTGGGCTTCTTCTAGATCTGGTAGCTAACCAGGGGCAACAACTGGTACTGTGCACGTAGCATTCTTAGGTATGGACAAGCTAAGGCACATATGTCAATCTCAAGCCGCGCTTACAGAGTTGACCTATTTGGAAACGGAGTGGAAGTGGTCCGGAACGGAACAATTTTGTTTCTTCCAAGTCTACCTCGATTGTTCCTTATTCCAGGGATAGCTATTGCGCAACAAATGACCTGGAATTTCGACAAGAGACTTACAACCTCTTTGAAGCTGCTTGGCTTAGGGGTCCGATTTCAATCTGGTTCAACTGATTATCGTGAAGACTAGCGATATCTTACTGACTTGATAGATAATATCTTTCTCTACACAGATGCAGCCAACTGGTAGTATGTCCAGATGTTCTCCATGATAATGGCTTCCAGAGACTGAAGGATGTGAATGCCGTACTGTCGTTGGTCAAGGCCAACTAGGATTTCCGAGCCTGTCTTCCCCCGTTGCCCAGTACCTGGTTGCGCTCATCTCAAGTCATATACCTCGTTCATGGACGACCGTATCTCTACcacaaaaagacaacaaatTTTCCACCCGCCCCTATGAACAATGCCGTCCTTGAGCAACAAAGCGGCGACTCTTGTACTGTCAACAATTGTCCTCCAATGGCTTCGACCCAACACACTCACTTGACATAAACTCAACATCAAGACCCCATCGGCCCCAAAGATGAGAGGCTCCAACGGTCGGCAGTTCATATTAGCGACGTCGTAGTCGCTTCAACTGAACCTGAAACGACGCAGCGGTACAAAGCGCGCCAATCAGGTACGTCCCGTCTTCTGGTtaaactccaccaccacggtcACGGATGGAGGCTGTCCGGGAATTTGATGTTGACTAGGTACCATCCGGGAATGAGCTTCATCAACTtaccaaacaaaacaaatctCTGCCGATTCTGTGATGAATATATCAAATGTGAAATGTTTTGCTTCTGCGCCAATCCTGGCATAGCATTCTTATGATGATATAGACACCCATCAACGTGGCCTTGGGCTCATGATCATCCATCTACCTATATAAATCACCACATCGTTGTTCTTACACCACTGACACTGcccatcctccaacctcacTTCCACATCCAGCCCTGGACCACACAGGGCCCTCCCATCATGGTAGCCCtttcctccatcctctccgcctcctcgccatttCAACCACTCTGGTCCATGCCCTCCCATGCACCACCCCACAAACCTCAGCCAATATGAATCTCGTCCAAGCCCGTCAaatctccaacccctcccctggCTGCGGTAaaccccctttctcctccgGCGTCCGCAGCATAACCGTCAACGGTCGCCAAAGACAATTCATCGTCCGCATCCCCAACAACTACAGCCCCAAcgccggggagggggagcgggaTACATATCAAGACTAACTATAACGGGTGCAAGAGTGGGTATCCGGTGACGTGGATTCCTTTTCATGGGGGCCATTGGCCGGGGGCGGTTGATAATGGTCCCGAGAGCGGTGCTAGGTCTTGGGTTCCGGGGGAGATTTAGGAGTTTCTTTACTCAGCCGCAGCTTGCGAACTAGGTAGAAGGGTGGGTTGATGCCGGTGGTGAGTACTCATTCGAAAACATACTCCCTTGTTACCCCATCTTGAAAATAGGAAACGCTGTTGCTTCCTCCTTTGTAGAAGCTTATCCTTCAGTATCTTCCTCCAACTGTTAATGCTGGCGCAATTATAAGTCCGTACGCTGCTTCAAAACCCTTCCCATCTCCGGACAGACCCGATGTATTGTCCGCTTGCTCTTTCTGCAGCGTAATAAGGAGTACCTGAAGGTTCTTATACCGAGTTGGCGGATTATTCTCAAAGTCGTCATTGGAGCTCGGCATTCGGTACTGATCGAAAGTGATATGCCCAATCCTatcttcgtcatcctcccactCTTCGTCGCGTAACCCAAGCACGCGAAGTGTGTAGCAGGGCATGTCCTGGGCAGACGCATACCCGCTTTTCCAGAACCGGTGGGGAATAGCGACCTCTTTGGTGAGGCCCTCCAGCTTCAGAGATGAACAGTTTGGAAGCGGTCGACCGAACTGGGCACACTCCGGCCAAGCTTGAATTTCGAAGCGATCGTGCGTCTTGATCATACCTGCCTCCTGTGGGCCTCCGTACTTGAAGGGCATgtcacaccaccatcaaaagcCATCCAGGTCCAGCTCGGAAGCTCAGCCAGTTTCTCAGACCGTGGATCAGCTCCGTATTTAGTGTGCCAGAGAAGATCCATGTGAGCTGTGGAACGGAATAGGCCCAGTGCGTAGTCTTGCAGGCTAGAGTCATGGCGAGTGAATTTCTCTCTAACGGCGTGAATGGCCAGAGGTTTATCCTCCACCAATGTCAACCGGCGTGATGAAAACCACTGGATAATGGTTCCCCAACGCCAAATCTTTGCTGATGAATTCGGATCACCAGGAGAAAGTCTTTGTATGTATTGCTTCTGCCGATCAGACATCTCCCGCAACTCAAGCATTTCTTCTAGGTAGACGCCTTCAAGATAATGCATTGGACCAGGATCCCCGCATGACCAAAATGCTTCACGTCAGACCCAGTACGGTTGCAGACATGTGTATATGAGCAATCGTGGAGATAGAACTGTCTCTTGGAATGTCCAGCCTCTTGTATGCAGGGGCTCCCGGTCTTGGAACCAGAAGGAGAGTTGTCGATTTCTTTCGACCAGAAGCTCTGAAACCCTGCCCGGCGTGCTTTGACAAGTATCAACTCACTTTCCCCTGGAAAAAGCAAAGGCACCTCGAAGAAGTCAGACTCGCGATATTCGGTAAATAGACGTTCGAGGAAGCCCTCAGCACAGTAACTAGCGTTAGAAGCCGATAGCGTTAGATATGCATTCGCGTAAATCGCCCCCATTCGAGCGATCTAATGGTTTCTATCGCTATCGTTGTCCTGGATAATATAAAGTGCGTTGACCTATAGGAACTAAACTCTAAGCTCTTTTAGAACCGAGACTACGTTTTAGATTGTCTTTGGGAGTAATTGTAAAGAAATTCGACTTTCGTtatcggtggtggttgcgaCTATTGATTTCTTTTAGGTACTAGCTTCGGCCGGGCCACCCCAACAGTAGCTGAATGCATTGTATCGCTTTGCGCCTGCAGGTCGAGACCGGCATAATCCGTATATCGGGAAAAGATATCTGCACTTAAGACGGAGAGAAGGCGTCTAGGCATGTCGGAGGCGTTATCTGTGACATCTCTGCATGATGTATGGTTGCCGTCGCAACGTTGTATCCAACGTTTGAGGATAGAGAAAGTCGTAGTTAGATCAACAGGCCGCGGAAGCGCGACCACATGCGCTGCGGCAGACGTTCCTGTACCAAAGAACTTCGTAGGTGATGTAAGGCTCAAGGGAAACAATACAATCATACTAAAGTCTGCGGCAAGGGTTACGTaatggatggtggtggcggtgtaAGGATACACATATAGCGAGAGC
This genomic stretch from Podospora bellae-mahoneyi strain CBS 112042 chromosome 1 map unlocalized CBS112042p_1.2, whole genome shotgun sequence harbors:
- a CDS encoding uncharacterized protein (antiSMASH:Cluster_1), which encodes MPFKYGGPQEAGMIKTHDRFEIQAWPECAQFGRPLPNCSSLKLEGLTKEVAIPHRFWKSGYASAQDMPCYTLRVLGLRDEEWEDDEDRIGHITFDQYRMPSSNDDFENNPPTRYKNLQVLLITLQKEQADNTSGLSGDGKGFEAAY
- a CDS encoding uncharacterized protein (antiSMASH:Cluster_1; EggNog:ENOG503P9E2), which codes for MATQNNPNFQAIKDAITESIRKDGLPTDLLALVRSKTRSPEAYLAWTQNNLLQKINSPPAKLPAADALTKIQSLPANFTNLQAIMAFTDALNNNSVPIPLFQSTTTQYLVVVKAGALSLSVPPIIVSSLHQTDVEVDNRTKVHPFFCSLTHPSSTTLPKYVYPVGQLYHKPSTGDELAETNYAVVIDVLGQDHGIWLVWNRRGFSAEADDEVVTDPAKEKSLFIGLDATKNFEAVQVAGKLSEWKLGADRASFEGNARRAKVEGEIVVGVAKVEELGRVLPGAGVVDWGLEGRGRKRRGY
- a CDS encoding uncharacterized protein (antiSMASH:Cluster_1; CAZy:AA9; COG:G; EggNog:ENOG503PAYR) → MHFPTITVAAFAVAPQLASAHFLFPHLMLNGVRTGAFEYVREHDFGFMPHNNDWINSPDFRCNEGSWRHRREPKTAQVTAGRDTVGFNLHLDFGIYHPGPVTIYLSKAPGDVRDYDGSGDWFKVYQLGTMMPWNGTDQGWLTRDKKNFQFRLPSEIPAGQYLMRIEQMSVHPPYRQKEWYVQCAHLNIASNYNGRAPGPTIRFPGGYKISDPAIQLDSWAKPPPNFAPMPGPQLWPN